In Cryptococcus gattii WM276 chromosome N, complete sequence, a single window of DNA contains:
- a CDS encoding Guanine aminohydrolase, putative (Similar to TIGR gene model, INSD accession AAW47019.1), which translates to MTSLYTGTFVDAPTSAGLRVRRNHLLAVSEQGYITHIAPLSDPASQALLSSSPPPTKPGNHSFFLPTYADLHLHAAQYLYAGTGLDLPLLEWLERYAYRAEERVDADEQLAERLYGRLVERLRENGTGCVAFFGTIGVQANLILAKKVQEAGIRAFIGKVSMDESPRPSYGEASSSASLSSLNFFLDSMESYLSQFPPHRRLVQPIITPRFVPVCSDELLQGLAEVAKDRNVRVQSHMCEGRDEIDMALKTKGLDDEKVFDKFSLLGPQTLQAHVTYLDDGLAQLIKERGVTIAHCPLSNQYLSERQFPLREALDASLSLGLGTDIAGGYSPSIHTAMRQAVIISRMREGDRCESLGCSFGTVKKEAEGGGRNLRVDWKEAVWAATRGGKAGMGLGGALEVGMEFDVQLIELASEENPTGTGPLDFFDLADSQFDTDTDEWWFDALERWWSNGDERNRKGMWVQGAKIA; encoded by the exons ATGACATCCCTCTATACCGGAACATTCGTCGACGCTCCCACTTCAGCAGGCCTCAGAGTCAGGAGAAACCATCTCCTCG CCGTCTCTGAACAAGGCTACATCACACACATTGCTCCCCTTTCGGATCCCGCCTCCCAGGCactcctctcctcttcccctccccCTACCAAACCCGGTAATCACTCGTTTTTCCTTCCTACTTACGCAgacctccacctccatGCTGCCCAATATCTCTACGCCGGGACGGGCCTTGAcctccctcttcttgaATGGCTCGAGAGGTATGCTTATAGAGCTGAAGAGAGAGTTGATGCAGACGAGCAGCTAGCGGAGAGGTTATATGGCAGGCTCGTGGAGCGACTGCGAGAGAATGGGACGGGATGTGTAGCCTTTTTCGGAACTATCGGCGTCCAAGCCAA CTTAATCTTGGCGAAAAAGGTCCAGGAAGCTGGTATCAGGGCTTTTATCGGTAAAGTTTCAATGGACGAATCACCG CGTCCATCGTACGGCGAGGCATCTTCCTCCGCCTCCCTGTCGTCCCTCAACTTCTTCCTTGACTCTATGGAATCTTATCTTTCTCAGTTCCCTCCTCATAGACGTCTGGTTCAGCCCATCATTACTCCCCGTTTCGTCCCCGTCTGCTCTGACGAACTCTTGCAAGGTCTCGCCGAAGTCGCTAAAGACAGAAATGTAAGGGTGCAAAGTCACATGTGTGAAGGTAGGGATGAGATTGATATGGCTTTGAAGACAAAAGGTCTAGATGATGAAAAGGTCTTTGACAAG TTTAGTCTCCTTGGCCCACAGACTCTCCAAGCGCACGTCACATATCTCGACGACGGACTCGCCCAACTTATCAAAGAACGCGGCGTCACGATCGCCCACTGCCCGCTGTCCAATCAATACCTTTCTGAACGCCAGTTCCCTCTCCGAGAAGCTCTGGACgcttccctctccctcgGCCTTGGCACAGATATCGCAGGCGGCTATTCGCCTTCCATCCATACCGCCATGCGCCAGGCGGTGATCATCTCTCGTATGCGTGAAGGTGATCGATGCGAGTCGTTAGGGTGTTCGTTTGGGACGGTGAAAAAGGAGGCAGAAGGTGGAGGAAGGAATTTGAGGGTGGATTGGAAAGAGGCAGTTTGGGCGGCGACGAGAGGTGGTAAGGCGGGTATGGGCTTGGGAGGTGCGTTGGAAGTCGGGATGGAGTTTGATGTGCAGTTGA TTGAACTTGCAAGCGAAGAGAACCCTACTGGAACGGGTCCACTCGATTTCTTTGACCTTGCAGACAGTCAATTCGACACCGACACGGACGAATGGTGGTTCGACGCACTTGAAAGGTGGTGGTCCAACGGAGATGAGCGAAATCGCAAGGGTATGTGGGTCCAAGGTGCCAAGATCGCATAG
- a CDS encoding Hypothetical protein (Similar to TIGR gene model, INSD accession AAW47029.1; CNN01040) produces the protein MSSPTPPPPQQASRPVPSYKAYTGPDPSTVAVQRSKAEAERYWARMSRKADESVLPVRVNKALGFGGWIAGTIACAYMVLFADFGPREHVFSPVRVVFPCKTMNHVR, from the exons ATGTCTTCTCCCacccctcctccccctcaACAGGCTTCCAGACCCGTCCCATCGTACAAGGCCTACACTGGCCCCGACCCAAGCACTGTTGCTGTCCAGCGAAGTAAAGCCGAGGCTGAACGATACTGGGCTAGAATGAGTAGGAAGGCGGATGAGAGCGTTTTGCCGGTGAGGGTCAATAAGGCCTTAGGTTTTGGAGGATGGATTGCTGGGACTA TCGCTTGTGCGTACATGGTATTATTCGCGGATTTTGGACCTAGGGAGCATGTTTTCAGTCCTGTAAGGGTTGTTTTCCCTTGTAAAACGATGAACCATGTCCGCTGA
- a CDS encoding Mitochondrial phosphate carrier protein, putative (Similar to TIGR gene model, INSD accession AAW47027.1): MSPYRPNPFFSTTNSFFLPSVGDKVDNAIAQGKALGQDAQAKVQELGGKADLKYQDAKEAAKQTASSAPTGVDLYARFALAGALGCAVTHGALTPVDVVKTRIQLEPEVYNRGMVASFRQIIAKEGAGALLTGFGPTAVGYAIQGAFKFGGYEFWKKKAIDVLGIDTARENRQAVYLGASAIAEFFADIALCPLEATRIRLVSQPTFANGLAGGFLRILREEGPAAFYAGFGPILFKQVPYTMAKFAVYEVAVEKILKTTGKSKDSLTGGQLTGLNLTSGLIAGLAAAVISQPADTLLSKINKTKGAPGQSTTSRLVQMAGQLGVSGLFTGMTTRLVMIGTLTAGQFLIYGDIKKMLNATGGVEIAAIPK, translated from the exons ATGTCTCCTTACAGGCCCAaccccttcttctccaccaccaactccttcttccttccttccgtcGGAGACAAGGTCGACAACGCCATTGCCCAGGGCAAGGCTCTCGGCCAGGATGCTCAGGCCAAGGTCCAGGAGTTGGGCGGTAAGGCCGACTTGAAGTACCAGGACGCTAAGGAGGCCGCCAAGCAGACCGCCTCTTCGGCCCCTACCGGTGTTGACCTCTACGCTCG ATTCGCTCTTGCCGGTGCCCTTGGTTGTGCCGTCACTCACGGTGCTCTCACTCCCGTTGACGTCGTCAAGACCCGAATCCAGCTCGAGCCCGAGGTTTACAACAGG GGTATGGTTGCCTCTTTCCGACAGATCATCGCTAAGGAGGGTGCCGGTGCTCTTCTCACCGGTTTTGGCCCCACCGCCGTCGGTTACGCCATCCAGGGTGCCTTCAAGTTTGGTGG TTACGAGTtctggaagaagaaggccaTTGACGTCCTCGGCATCGACACCGCCCGTGAGAACCGACAGGCCGTGTACCTTGGTGCCTCTGCCATTGCCGAATTCTTCGCCGACATTGCTCTCTGTCCCCTTGAGGCTACCCGAATCAGGCTTGTCTCTCAGCCCACTTTCGCCAATGGTCTCGCTGGTGGTTTCCTTAGGATCTTGAGGGAGGAAGGTCCCGCTGCCTTCTACGCCGGTTTCGGTCCTATCCTCTTCAAGCAGGTTCCTTATACCATGGCCAAGTTCGCCGT CTACGAGGTTGCCGTCGAGAAGATTCTTAAGACCACTGGCAAGTCCAAGGACTCTCTTACTGGTGGCCAGCTCACTGGTCTTAACCTTACCTCCGGTCTTATCGCCGGTTTGGCGGCTGCCGTTATCTCTCAGCCCGCCGACACCCTCTTGTCTAAGATCAACAAGACTAAGGGTGCCCCCGGCCAGTCTACCACCTCTAGGCTCGTCCAGATGGCTGGTCAGCTCGGTGTTTCCGGTCTCTTCACCGGTATGACCACTCGTCTTGTCATGATCGGTACTCTTACTGCTGGCCAGT TCTTGATCTACGGTGACATCAAGAAGATGCTCAACGCTACCGGCGGTGTCGAGATTGCCGCTATCCCCAAGTAA
- a CDS encoding Vacuolar membrane protein, putative (Similar to TIGR gene model, INSD accession AAW47025.1) yields MALSPSHAGQTAPQWRQFTFFDVEDVKDEQDLAQSPRAIRQLTPPVVITTTAPKSPLSPSLIVSSSRNISILDKHFSVERSFTAWEQNGRATFLLEAAGLLVAIGEEEGTLWPLLKVWDLTKEDKKSAERRPVLLRSVRIQHGQRPHPVSSVALTSNLSHLAIGLGDGTVLLYRHFLQSLTTSSSLTSFPKARVVHESHEPVTGLGFREHPPTDKSTPSKSSSSHGFSLFIVTTNRVLSAPVSGKGEMRTIDDVGCALGCAAMDSQRKEMVVARDEAIYLYGPDGRGACLAYEGPKSSISVYSHNLIITSPPFYPSAASASATVRHYAKPIANGESGSPDIAKITVFDLDNKVIGYSGTYSEGVRDVFCQWGGIYVYGGNGKLSRLDEQSTQTKLETLYRRNLYTLAITMARSQGLGEAGIADIHRRYGDYLYSKGDFDGAMGQFVKTLGFLQPSYVIRKFLDAQRIHNLTTYLQELHSRGLANPDHTTLLLNCYTKTSDRALLDQFIRTEARRPSSPAPGTGAGGREGELPFDLDTAIRVCRQAGFYEHAAYLAKKFDKHEDYLRIQIEDAGKVDEALRYLRGLGPKACEVNMVRYGRTLLQHEPEATTELLIDLCSGNLGKKKAAPEVDEKADGTAAGNGVNGSGPAMFSYLGYNKVTGFLSGDMPSGPTVSEGEKPNGAQDGPDAAKVGEDEKEDATPSYVAASPRQYFAHFVDHRELFIHFLESVALNLWNQKVDPSSSNFSTISAPKKDMNTPPPTDPTIIDQTAVWNTLLELYLSSSAERSKQKALALIISDSTPYDPMHALVLCSSAGFREGMVRLWEGMGMYEDVLRFYMEEGQEAENAQGIPASSKVFTHLEVYGPSHPHLYPLVLRYLTSSPAILTKHKEELSKILAKIDEYQIMPPLGVVQVLSRNGVVDIGSVKEWLRGKVEENEEEIESDKHLYDSYRSETAAKRKAILDRSNVSQPEVFQVTKCAACGGQLDLPSIHFMCKHSYHQRCLPDSDPECPICARQHSVIRELRRNQLRLADRHDLFLEEVHQAEDGFGVVADAFGRGLFGREGVDEKIEA; encoded by the exons ATGGCACTATCGCCTTCCCACGCAGGCCAAACGGCACCTCAGTGGCGGCAGTTCACCTTCTTCGATGTAGAAGATGTTAAGGATGAGCAGGATCTGGCCCAATCACCTCGAGCAATCAGG CAACTGACTCCACCAGTAGTAATCACCACGACAGCTCCTAAGTCTCCCCTGTCACCGTCATTGATTGTCTCTTCATCTCGAAATATCAGTATCCTCGACAAGCATTTCTCCGTCGAGCGATCGTTCACCGCCTGGGAACAAAATGGCCGGGCGACATTCCTCCTCGAGGCTGCCGGACTGCTTGTAGCTAtaggagaggaagaagggacTCTCTGGCCTTTGTTAAAGGTGTGGGATTTGACGAaggaggacaagaagaGTGCAGAGAGACGACCAGTGTTGCTCAGAAGTGTACGGATACAACATGGACAAAGGCCTCATCCT GTATCTTCGGTGGCTCTTACGTCAAATTTATCGCATCTCGCTATAGGATTAGGAGACGGCACCGTCCTTCTCTATCGACACTTCCTCCAATCGCTGAccacttcttcatctctaACATCCTTTCCCAAGGCTCGCGTGGTCCATGAATCACACGAACCAGTGACGGGTTTAGGATTTCGTGAACATCCACCAACAGATAAATCAACACCCAGCAAGTCGTCGTCCTCCCACGGATTCAGTTTATTCATCGTTACGACGAACAGAGTATTGTCTGCTCCAGTGAGCGGTAAAGGCGAGATGAGGACAATAGATGACGTGGGATGCGCTCTTGGATGTGCCGCAATGGACTCGCAGAGGAAGGAAATGGTCGTGGCCAGAGATGAGGCTATATATCTCTATGGCCCAGATGGCCGTGGTGCTTGCTTGGCGTATGAAG GACCCAAGTCATCTATATCAGTATATAGTCATAATCTCATCATAACATCACCTCCATTTTACCCGTCTGCtgcctctgcctctgcGACTGTCCGGCACTATGCCAAGCCAATCGCAAACGGTGAATCAGGATCGCCTGACATAGCAAAGATCACAGTATTTGATCTAGATAACAAGGTCATTGGGTATTCAGGAACTTACAGCGAAGGAGTACGGGATGTCTTTTGTCAATGGGGAGGGATCTATGTGTACGGTGGTAACGGCAAG CTGTCTCGATTGGACGAACAATCCACCCAGACCAAGCTTGAAACGTTATATCGGAGAAATCTGTACACCCTCGCCATCACCATGGCTCGCTCACAAGGCCTTGGTGAAGCAGGTATCGCCGACATTCATAGACGGTATGGTGATTATCTGTATAGTAAAGGTGATTTCGATGGGGCTATGGGTCAATTTGTCAAAACATTAGGGTTCCTGCAGCCAAGTTATGTCATCCGCAAA TTCCTCGACGCACAAAGAATTCACAACCTAACGACCTATCTGCAAGAACTTCATTCTCGCGGTCTCGCCAATCCCGACCACACAACACTCCTTCTCAATTGCTACACCAAGACGTCCGACCGAGCGCTTCTCGACCAATTCATTCGTACTGAAGCCCGACGTCCTTCGTCTCCTGCGCCTGGAACTGGGGCTGGCGGGCGGGAAGGAGAATTGCCTTTTGATTTGGATACGGCCATCCGGGTATGTAGGCAAGCAGGGTTCTATGAGCATGCGGCATATCTGGCCAAGAAATTTGATAAGCATGAGGATTATTTGAGGATTCAAATTGAAGACGCGGGTAAGGTTGACGAGGCTTTGAGGTACTTGAGAGGGCTGGGGCCCAAAGCT TGCGAGGTGAATATGGTGAGATATGGGAGAACATTACTCCAACATGAACCGGAAGCCACAACAGAACTCTTAATCGACTTGTGTTCTGGAAATCTTgggaaaaagaaagctGCGCCCGAAGTCGATGAAAAGGCGGATGGGACGGCCGCCGGTAATGGAGTGAACGGGAGTGGACCAGCAATGTTTTCGTATCTGGGGTACAACAAGGTGACTGGGTTCTTGTCTGGAGATATGCCTTCAGGCCCAACAGTGAGCGAGGGCGAAAAGCCCAATGGTGCTCAAGACGGACCCGATGCTGCCAAAGTTGGTGAGGACGAAAAGGAAGACGCGACCCCTAGCTATGTTGCAGCCTCACCGAGACAGTACTTTGCCCACTTTGTCGATCACCGCGAGCTTTTCATACATTTCCTGGAATCTGTCGCTCTCAACCTTTGGAACCAAAAAGTCGAcccttcatcttccaatTTCAGTACCATTTCAGCTCCTAAAAAAGACATGAACACGCCTCCTCCCACGGACCCGACCATTATCGACCAAACTGCCGTTTGGAATACCCTTCTCGAGCTCTAcctctcctcttctgccGAACGATCGAAACAGAAAGCACTCGCGTTGATTATAAGCGACTCGACACCCTATGACCCCATGCATGCGTTGGTTTTATGTTCCTCTGCAGGATTCAGGGAGGGCATGGTAAGACTTTGGGAAGGGATGGGGATGTATGAGGATGTCCTGAGGTTTTATATGGAAGAGGGACAAGAAGCCGAGAACGCGCAAGGCATACCAGCCTCGAGCAAGGTGTTCACCCATCTTGAGGTGTACGGCCCGTCACACCCACATCTGTATCCTCTTGTCCTTCGATACCTTACATCATCACCTGCTATCCTTACAAAACACAAGGAAGAGCTGTCAAAAATACTGGCCAAGATTGATGAGTATCAAATCATGCCGCCGTTAGGTGTCGTACAGGTATTGAGTAGGAATGGGGTTGTCGATATTGGAAGCGTCAAGGAGTGGTTGAGAGGCAAGGTTgaggagaatgaagaggagattgagTCT GATAAGCACCTTTACGACTCTTATCGTTCGGAAACTGCTGCCAAGCGGAAAGCTATCCTTGATAGGAGCAACGTATCTCAACCAGAAGTTTTCCAAGTCACAAAGTGTGCAGCGTGCGGCGGGCAGCTTGATTTGCCGAGTATACACTTTATGTGCAAGCACAGCTATCACCAAAG ATGTTTACCGGACTCTGATCCAGAGTGCCCCATCTGTGCTCGACAACATTCAGTTATCCGTGAACTTCGACGAAATCAACTCCGCCTGGCGGACAGGCACGACCTGTTTTTGGAAGAAGTGCATCAGGCAGAAGATGGGTTCGGTGTTGTGGCGGATGCGTTTGGGAGAGGGTTGTTTGGGCGAGAAGGGGTTGATGAAAAGATTGAGGCTTAA
- a CDS encoding Hypothetical protein (Similar to SGTC gene model, INSD accession EAL17273.1; CNBN1000) — protein MTPCSKVEISLHTILCIRQIYPPTTFTRRCAHGVPVYQSRHPTVRSYISQVIASVGKEINEGRLKRMTVVIKSVLTGLPVERMIFDIGYLSGLNGRKDIGLTGAPNADELGLMLRGFLIKLSSLDGQLLDNNEECTFAIIIETNDDLAPSSNTTEDTGPWVPALAKDTLRPSQKEDTECPEKHEPLLSVKAIETGVIDVCLSSPT, from the exons ATGACACCCTGCTCTAAAGTGGAAATATCCCTCCACACAATCCTCTGTATCCGCCAGATTTACCCTCCCACAACGTTCACACGCCGCTGTGCCCATGGCGTACCCGTGTACCAATCCCGTCACCCGACTGTACGCTCGTACATCTCACAAGTGATTGCCAGTGTAGGCAAGGAGATTAATGAGGGTAgattgaagaggatgaCGGTGGTGATCAAGAGTGTGTTGACTGGGTTACCggtggagaggatgatTTTTGATATCGGGTATTTGTCGGGATTGAATGGGAGGAAAGATATCGG GCTGACGGGCGCACCAAATGCTGATGAGCTTGGTCTCATGCTCCGAGGATTCCTTATCAAACTGTCTTCTTTAGACGGCCAGCTGTTGGATAATAATG AGGAATGTACATTCGCAATTATCATTGAGACCAATGACGATTTGGCGCCGTCCTCCAATACCACAGAG GATACAGGGCCTTGGGTCCCAGCGCTTGCTAAGGATACACTTCGACCTTCACAAAAGGAAGATACAGAGTGCCCAGAGAAGCACGAACCGTTATTGAGCGTCAAAGCTATAGAAACAGGTGTTATAGATGTATGTTTATCATCTCCGACTTGA
- a CDS encoding Malate dehydrogenase (oxaloacetate-decarboxylating), putative (Similar to TIGR gene model, INSD accession AAW47024.1): MARIPFTLSHRFTSSVLKPRQYLSTAISHSSTKIISRGYLSFPTTLTCTSHRSTIQRFIMPVAAPVRPISSSRPLKRSTSPLPAITPEQNLLRLKAHLQNLPTPLLKHIHLSKIRREDPNLFFSVMRDELTNLAPIVYTPTVGEACQKYSQIYSGPEGLYLSIEDKDRIPEILEEYASKLVTPPQILVVTDGSRILGLGDLGIGGMGISVGKLNLYVAGGGVNPHGCLPVVLDMGTNNETIRNDPLYIGLKQARVGLEEATEFMDAFMAAASAAFPKAVIQHEDFYSEAAFDFLARYKEKYRMFNDDIEGTGSVILAGFLAAAKQASEASGKPLRDHKVVFLGGGSAAVGVAKEMMNFFMMQGLTEDEARERFWLIDTKGLITSTRADVVSGKIASHKKYFIRNDTEGKEYPSLESVIEYVQPTALVGLSTTFGAFSESAIRRMAELNQSPIIFPLSNPTSKCELAFCDALEWTDGRVLFASGSPYPPQEFNGSFREPGQGNNFLVFPGIGFGALQAGCKRITTGMITASAIALSEALTPEEKQKGLLYPRLERIRAVSARVAAGVVKKAQEDGVDTNEKLRGLDIEALTEEMNKAQWWP, encoded by the exons ATGGCACGTATCCCTTTTACTCTTTCACACAGATTCACCAGTAGCGTATTAAAACCACGCCAATATTTATCAACAGCCATTTCACACTCCTCAACGAAGATTATCTCCAGAGGATATTTATCCTTCCCGACCACTCTTACTTGTACTTCCCACAGATCAACAATACAACGATTCATAATGCCTGTTGCTGCTCCTGTCCGCCctatttcttcttcccGCCCTCTCAAGCGATCGA CCTCGCCTCTTCCCGCCATTACTCCCGAGCAAAACCTGCTCCGTCTCAAAGCCCACCTCCAAAATCTACCTACTCCCTTGCTTAAGCATATCCACCTCTCTAAGATCAGAAGAGAAGATCCCAACTTATTCTTCTCGGTCATGCGCGACGAGTTGACTAATCT CGCGCCCATCGTTTACACTCCTACCGTTGGTGAAGCTTGTCAAAAGTACTCTCAGATCTACTCTGGACCTGAAGGTCTTTACCTCAGCATCGAGGACAAG GACCGAATTCCTGAGATTCTCGAGGAATATGCTTCCAAGCTTGTCACCCCGCCTCAGATTCTTGTGGTTACCGACGGTTCTCGTATCTTGGGTCTCGGAGATCTCGGTATCGGAGGAATGGGTATCAGTGTTGGCAAGTTGAACTTGTACGTtgctggtggtggtgtCAACCCTCATGGTTGCTTACCTGTGGTCCTTGA CATGGGAACCAACAATGAAACTATCCGAAACGACCCTCTCTACATTGGTCTTAAACAAGCCCGAGTTGGTCTGGAGGAGGCTACAGAATTTATGGACGCTTTTATGGCTGCCGCTTCCGCCGCTTTCCCCAAGGCTGTCATTCAACATGAAGACTTTTACTCTGAGGCTGCATTCGACTTTTTGGCGAGGTATAAGGAGAAATACAGGATGTTCAACGATGACATTGAGGG TACTGGATCCGTCATCCTTGCGGGTTTCCTTGCCGCTGCCAAGCAGGCCAGTGAAGCTTCCGGTAAGCCTTTAAGAGATCACAAGGTTGTCTTCCTTGGTGGTGGTTCCGCTGCCGTTGG TGTGGCcaaggagatgatgaacTTCTTCATGATGCAAGGGCTGACTGAGGATGAGGCTAGGGAAAGGTTCTGGCTCATTGACACCAAA GGTCTGATCACCTCTACCCGCGCCGATGTCGTTTCTGGAAAGATCGCCTCCCACAAAAAGTACTTTATCCGAAACGACACTGAAGGCAAGGAGTACCCTTCTCTCGAGTCTGTTATTGAGTACGTCCAGCCCACCGCCCTTGTCGGTCTCTCCACCACTTTTGGCGCCTTCTCCGAGTCCGCCATCAGGCGCATGGCCGAGTTGAACCAATCCcccatcatcttcccccTTTCCAACCCTACCAGCAAGTGCGAGCTCGCCTTCTGCGATGCCCTTGAATGGACCGATGGTCGTGTGCTCTTTGCTTCCGGATCGCCCTACCCCCCTCAAGAATTCAACGGCAGTTTCCGAGAGCCCGGGCAAGGAAATAATTTCCTTGTATTCCCTGGTATTGGCTTTGGTGCCCTTCAAGCTGGTTGCAAGCGTATTACCACCGGCATGATCACCGCCTCTGCCATCGCTCTTTCCGAGGCTCTCACACCGGAGGAGAAGCAGAAGGGTTTGTTATACCCTAGGTTGGAGAGGATTAGGGCGGTCAGTGCTAGGGTTGCTGCTGGTGTTGTCAAGAAGGCTCAGGAAGATGGTGTAGACACAAACGAGAAGTTGAGAGGTCTCG ATATCGAGGCCCTTACGGAAGAAATGAACAAGGCTCAATGGTGGCCTTAG